In Cataglyphis hispanica isolate Lineage 1 chromosome 10, ULB_Chis1_1.0, whole genome shotgun sequence, a genomic segment contains:
- the LOC126852364 gene encoding serine-arginine protein 55 isoform X3, producing the protein MVGTRVYVGGLPYGTRERDLERFFRGYGRFRDVLIKNGYGFVEFDDYRDADDAVYELNGKELLGERVAVEIARGVSGRRGDRGYGRSRSWRDNRDDMRHDRDSVNRNTRTASSYKQSLPRYGPPTRTEYRLTVENLSSRVSWQDLKDYMRQAGEVTYADAHKQRRNEGVVEFATYSDLKNAIDKLDDTELNGRRIRLIEDKRRGRRSRSSSSRSRSRSRSRSRRRSRSRSRSRRSSRSHSRRSSRSKSRAHSKSKSKSKSKSPERSRSRSKSKSRDRSKSKSKSKSKSRSRSRSKAERSKSRSQSKSKAKSPSKDRSSRERSRGDRSRSRSGSKHSKSRSRSRSPMNGDKSPESKKAD; encoded by the exons atGGTAGGGACAAGGGTCTATGTCGGTGGGCTTCCATACGGCACCAGGGAAAGAGACCTTGAGAGATTTTTCAGAGGCTACGGTCGATTCCGTGATGTTCTCATCAAGAATGGTTATGGCTTTGTT GAATTCGATGACTATAGAGATGCTGATGACGCCGTCTATGAACTAAATGGAAAGGAACTTTTAGGAGAAAG AGTGGCGGTGGAGATAGCACGGGGTGTTTCAGGGAGGCGAGGCGACCGTGGCTACGGACGCTCACGCTCCTGGAGAGACAA CCGAGACGATATGCGGCACGACAG AGATAGTGTGAACAGAAACACGAGGACTGCATCTAGCTACAAGCAATCATTGCCCAG ATATGGACCACCCACACGCACCGAGTACCGCCTCACCGTGGAGAATTTATCAAGCCGTGTCAGTTGGCAG GATTTGAAGGATTACATGAGACAAGCTGGAGAAGTGACATACGCTGATGCTCATAAACAACGTAGAAACGAGGG AGTTGTAGAATTCGCAACGTATTCCGACTTGAAAAACGCCATCGACAAATTGGATGATACAGAATTAAATGGCCGCAGAATTAGGCTCATTGAAGATAAGAGACGCGGCCGTCGTTCAAGATCATCTAGTTCACGATCACGCTCACGATCTCGTTCACGATCCCGTCGTCGATCGCGTTCGCGCTCAAG GAGTCGCCGCAGTTCTCGCAGTCACAGTCGCCGTAGCAGCCGTTCCAAATCTAGAGCACACTCGAAATCCAAATCCAAGTCTAAATCCAAATCTCCCGAGCGCAGTCGCTCACGCTCAAAGTCCAA ATCAAGAGACCGCTCAAAGTCGAAATCTAAGTCAAAGTCCAAATCCAGATCTCGTTCTAGGTCCAAGGCTGAGAGGTCAAAGTCCAGGTCGCAGTCCAAATCCAAAGCCAAGTCTCCCTCAAA GGATAGATCGAGCCGCGAGCGTTCCAGAGGCGACAGATCCAGATCTCGATCGGGAAGCAAACACAGCAAGAGCCGTAGCCGCTCTCGCTCGCCCATGAACGGTGATAAGTCACCGGAAAGCAAGAAAGCcgattaa
- the LOC126852364 gene encoding serine-arginine protein 55 isoform X1 encodes MVGTRVYVGGLPYGTRERDLERFFRGYGRFRDVLIKNGYGFVEFDDYRDADDAVYELNGKELLGERITVERARGTPRGSDQWRYGDSRGGYGDSRRSARDDMRHDRDSVNRNTRTASSYKQSLPRYGPPTRTEYRLTVENLSSRVSWQDLKDYMRQAGEVTYADAHKQRRNEGVVEFATYSDLKNAIDKLDDTELNGRRIRLIEDKRRGRRSRSSSSRSRSRSRSRSRRRSRSRSRSRRSSRSHSRRSSRSKSRAHSKSKSKSKSKSPERSRSRSKSKSRDRSKSKSKSKSKSRSRSRSKAERSKSRSQSKSKAKSPSKDRSSRERSRGDRSRSRSGSKHSKSRSRSRSPMNGDKSPESKKAD; translated from the exons atGGTAGGGACAAGGGTCTATGTCGGTGGGCTTCCATACGGCACCAGGGAAAGAGACCTTGAGAGATTTTTCAGAGGCTACGGTCGATTCCGTGATGTTCTCATCAAGAATGGTTATGGCTTTGTT GAATTCGATGACTATAGAGATGCTGATGACGCCGTCTATGAACTAAATGGAAAGGAACTTTTAGGAGAAAG AATTACTGTAGAGAGGGCCCGGGGGACACCTAGGGGTAGTGACCAGTGGCGCTATGGTGACTCCCGTGGTGGTTATGGGGACTCGAGGCGATCTGC CCGAGACGATATGCGGCACGACAG AGATAGTGTGAACAGAAACACGAGGACTGCATCTAGCTACAAGCAATCATTGCCCAG ATATGGACCACCCACACGCACCGAGTACCGCCTCACCGTGGAGAATTTATCAAGCCGTGTCAGTTGGCAG GATTTGAAGGATTACATGAGACAAGCTGGAGAAGTGACATACGCTGATGCTCATAAACAACGTAGAAACGAGGG AGTTGTAGAATTCGCAACGTATTCCGACTTGAAAAACGCCATCGACAAATTGGATGATACAGAATTAAATGGCCGCAGAATTAGGCTCATTGAAGATAAGAGACGCGGCCGTCGTTCAAGATCATCTAGTTCACGATCACGCTCACGATCTCGTTCACGATCCCGTCGTCGATCGCGTTCGCGCTCAAG GAGTCGCCGCAGTTCTCGCAGTCACAGTCGCCGTAGCAGCCGTTCCAAATCTAGAGCACACTCGAAATCCAAATCCAAGTCTAAATCCAAATCTCCCGAGCGCAGTCGCTCACGCTCAAAGTCCAA ATCAAGAGACCGCTCAAAGTCGAAATCTAAGTCAAAGTCCAAATCCAGATCTCGTTCTAGGTCCAAGGCTGAGAGGTCAAAGTCCAGGTCGCAGTCCAAATCCAAAGCCAAGTCTCCCTCAAA GGATAGATCGAGCCGCGAGCGTTCCAGAGGCGACAGATCCAGATCTCGATCGGGAAGCAAACACAGCAAGAGCCGTAGCCGCTCTCGCTCGCCCATGAACGGTGATAAGTCACCGGAAAGCAAGAAAGCcgattaa
- the LOC126852364 gene encoding serine-arginine protein 55 isoform X6 encodes MVGTRVYVGGLPYGTRERDLERFFRGYGRFRDVLIKNGYGFVEFDDYRDADDAVYELNGKELLGERITVERARGTPRGSDQWRYGDSRGGYGDSRRSARDDMRHDRYGPPTRTEYRLTVENLSSRVSWQDLKDYMRQAGEVTYADAHKQRRNEGVVEFATYSDLKNAIDKLDDTELNGRRIRLIEDKRRGRRSRSSSSRSRSRSRSRSRRRSRSRSRSRRSSRSHSRRSSRSKSRAHSKSKSKSKSKSPERSRSRSKSKSRDRSKSKSKSKSKSRSRSRSKAERSKSRSQSKSKAKSPSKDRSSRERSRGDRSRSRSGSKHSKSRSRSRSPMNGDKSPESKKAD; translated from the exons atGGTAGGGACAAGGGTCTATGTCGGTGGGCTTCCATACGGCACCAGGGAAAGAGACCTTGAGAGATTTTTCAGAGGCTACGGTCGATTCCGTGATGTTCTCATCAAGAATGGTTATGGCTTTGTT GAATTCGATGACTATAGAGATGCTGATGACGCCGTCTATGAACTAAATGGAAAGGAACTTTTAGGAGAAAG AATTACTGTAGAGAGGGCCCGGGGGACACCTAGGGGTAGTGACCAGTGGCGCTATGGTGACTCCCGTGGTGGTTATGGGGACTCGAGGCGATCTGC CCGAGACGATATGCGGCACGACAG ATATGGACCACCCACACGCACCGAGTACCGCCTCACCGTGGAGAATTTATCAAGCCGTGTCAGTTGGCAG GATTTGAAGGATTACATGAGACAAGCTGGAGAAGTGACATACGCTGATGCTCATAAACAACGTAGAAACGAGGG AGTTGTAGAATTCGCAACGTATTCCGACTTGAAAAACGCCATCGACAAATTGGATGATACAGAATTAAATGGCCGCAGAATTAGGCTCATTGAAGATAAGAGACGCGGCCGTCGTTCAAGATCATCTAGTTCACGATCACGCTCACGATCTCGTTCACGATCCCGTCGTCGATCGCGTTCGCGCTCAAG GAGTCGCCGCAGTTCTCGCAGTCACAGTCGCCGTAGCAGCCGTTCCAAATCTAGAGCACACTCGAAATCCAAATCCAAGTCTAAATCCAAATCTCCCGAGCGCAGTCGCTCACGCTCAAAGTCCAA ATCAAGAGACCGCTCAAAGTCGAAATCTAAGTCAAAGTCCAAATCCAGATCTCGTTCTAGGTCCAAGGCTGAGAGGTCAAAGTCCAGGTCGCAGTCCAAATCCAAAGCCAAGTCTCCCTCAAA GGATAGATCGAGCCGCGAGCGTTCCAGAGGCGACAGATCCAGATCTCGATCGGGAAGCAAACACAGCAAGAGCCGTAGCCGCTCTCGCTCGCCCATGAACGGTGATAAGTCACCGGAAAGCAAGAAAGCcgattaa
- the LOC126852364 gene encoding serine-arginine protein 55 isoform X2, whose product MSTRVFVGGLTYRVRERDLEKFFRKYGRIKEVAMKNGFAFVEFDDYRDADDAVYELNGKELLGERITVERARGTPRGSDQWRYGDSRGGYGDSRRSARDDMRHDRDSVNRNTRTASSYKQSLPRYGPPTRTEYRLTVENLSSRVSWQDLKDYMRQAGEVTYADAHKQRRNEGVVEFATYSDLKNAIDKLDDTELNGRRIRLIEDKRRGRRSRSSSSRSRSRSRSRSRRRSRSRSRSRRSSRSHSRRSSRSKSRAHSKSKSKSKSKSPERSRSRSKSKSRDRSKSKSKSKSKSRSRSRSKAERSKSRSQSKSKAKSPSKDRSSRERSRGDRSRSRSGSKHSKSRSRSRSPMNGDKSPESKKAD is encoded by the exons ATGAGCACTCGAGTATTCGTTGGCGGATTAACGTACCGGGTGAGAGAGCGCGACCTTGAGAAGTTCTTCCGGAAATATGGTAGAATCAAGGAGGTCGCTATGAAGAACGGATTTGCCTTTGTG GAATTCGATGACTATAGAGATGCTGATGACGCCGTCTATGAACTAAATGGAAAGGAACTTTTAGGAGAAAG AATTACTGTAGAGAGGGCCCGGGGGACACCTAGGGGTAGTGACCAGTGGCGCTATGGTGACTCCCGTGGTGGTTATGGGGACTCGAGGCGATCTGC CCGAGACGATATGCGGCACGACAG AGATAGTGTGAACAGAAACACGAGGACTGCATCTAGCTACAAGCAATCATTGCCCAG ATATGGACCACCCACACGCACCGAGTACCGCCTCACCGTGGAGAATTTATCAAGCCGTGTCAGTTGGCAG GATTTGAAGGATTACATGAGACAAGCTGGAGAAGTGACATACGCTGATGCTCATAAACAACGTAGAAACGAGGG AGTTGTAGAATTCGCAACGTATTCCGACTTGAAAAACGCCATCGACAAATTGGATGATACAGAATTAAATGGCCGCAGAATTAGGCTCATTGAAGATAAGAGACGCGGCCGTCGTTCAAGATCATCTAGTTCACGATCACGCTCACGATCTCGTTCACGATCCCGTCGTCGATCGCGTTCGCGCTCAAG GAGTCGCCGCAGTTCTCGCAGTCACAGTCGCCGTAGCAGCCGTTCCAAATCTAGAGCACACTCGAAATCCAAATCCAAGTCTAAATCCAAATCTCCCGAGCGCAGTCGCTCACGCTCAAAGTCCAA ATCAAGAGACCGCTCAAAGTCGAAATCTAAGTCAAAGTCCAAATCCAGATCTCGTTCTAGGTCCAAGGCTGAGAGGTCAAAGTCCAGGTCGCAGTCCAAATCCAAAGCCAAGTCTCCCTCAAA GGATAGATCGAGCCGCGAGCGTTCCAGAGGCGACAGATCCAGATCTCGATCGGGAAGCAAACACAGCAAGAGCCGTAGCCGCTCTCGCTCGCCCATGAACGGTGATAAGTCACCGGAAAGCAAGAAAGCcgattaa
- the LOC126852364 gene encoding serine-arginine protein 55 isoform X4, which produces MSTRVFVGGLTYRVRERDLEKFFRKYGRIKEVAMKNGFAFVEFDDYRDADDAVYELNGKELLGERVAVEIARGVSGRRGDRGYGRSRSWRDNRDDMRHDRDSVNRNTRTASSYKQSLPRYGPPTRTEYRLTVENLSSRVSWQDLKDYMRQAGEVTYADAHKQRRNEGVVEFATYSDLKNAIDKLDDTELNGRRIRLIEDKRRGRRSRSSSSRSRSRSRSRSRRRSRSRSRSRRSSRSHSRRSSRSKSRAHSKSKSKSKSKSPERSRSRSKSKSRDRSKSKSKSKSKSRSRSRSKAERSKSRSQSKSKAKSPSKDRSSRERSRGDRSRSRSGSKHSKSRSRSRSPMNGDKSPESKKAD; this is translated from the exons ATGAGCACTCGAGTATTCGTTGGCGGATTAACGTACCGGGTGAGAGAGCGCGACCTTGAGAAGTTCTTCCGGAAATATGGTAGAATCAAGGAGGTCGCTATGAAGAACGGATTTGCCTTTGTG GAATTCGATGACTATAGAGATGCTGATGACGCCGTCTATGAACTAAATGGAAAGGAACTTTTAGGAGAAAG AGTGGCGGTGGAGATAGCACGGGGTGTTTCAGGGAGGCGAGGCGACCGTGGCTACGGACGCTCACGCTCCTGGAGAGACAA CCGAGACGATATGCGGCACGACAG AGATAGTGTGAACAGAAACACGAGGACTGCATCTAGCTACAAGCAATCATTGCCCAG ATATGGACCACCCACACGCACCGAGTACCGCCTCACCGTGGAGAATTTATCAAGCCGTGTCAGTTGGCAG GATTTGAAGGATTACATGAGACAAGCTGGAGAAGTGACATACGCTGATGCTCATAAACAACGTAGAAACGAGGG AGTTGTAGAATTCGCAACGTATTCCGACTTGAAAAACGCCATCGACAAATTGGATGATACAGAATTAAATGGCCGCAGAATTAGGCTCATTGAAGATAAGAGACGCGGCCGTCGTTCAAGATCATCTAGTTCACGATCACGCTCACGATCTCGTTCACGATCCCGTCGTCGATCGCGTTCGCGCTCAAG GAGTCGCCGCAGTTCTCGCAGTCACAGTCGCCGTAGCAGCCGTTCCAAATCTAGAGCACACTCGAAATCCAAATCCAAGTCTAAATCCAAATCTCCCGAGCGCAGTCGCTCACGCTCAAAGTCCAA ATCAAGAGACCGCTCAAAGTCGAAATCTAAGTCAAAGTCCAAATCCAGATCTCGTTCTAGGTCCAAGGCTGAGAGGTCAAAGTCCAGGTCGCAGTCCAAATCCAAAGCCAAGTCTCCCTCAAA GGATAGATCGAGCCGCGAGCGTTCCAGAGGCGACAGATCCAGATCTCGATCGGGAAGCAAACACAGCAAGAGCCGTAGCCGCTCTCGCTCGCCCATGAACGGTGATAAGTCACCGGAAAGCAAGAAAGCcgattaa
- the LOC126852364 gene encoding serine-arginine protein 55 isoform X7: protein MVGTRVYVGGLPYGTRERDLERFFRGYGRFRDVLIKNGYGFVEFDDYRDADDAVYELNGKELLGERITVERARGTPRGSDQWRYGDSRGGYGDSRRSARDDMRHDRDSVNRNTRTASSYKQSLPRYGPPTRTEYRLTVENLSSRVSWQDLKDYMRQAGEVTYADAHKQRRNEGVVEFATYSDLKNAIDKLDDTELNGRRIRLIEDKRRGRRSRSSSSRSRSRSRSRSRRRSRSRSRSRRSSRSHSRRSSRSKSRAHSKSKSKSKSKSPERSRSRSKSKSKAERSKSRSQSKSKAKSPSKDRSSRERSRGDRSRSRSGSKHSKSRSRSRSPMNGDKSPESKKAD, encoded by the exons atGGTAGGGACAAGGGTCTATGTCGGTGGGCTTCCATACGGCACCAGGGAAAGAGACCTTGAGAGATTTTTCAGAGGCTACGGTCGATTCCGTGATGTTCTCATCAAGAATGGTTATGGCTTTGTT GAATTCGATGACTATAGAGATGCTGATGACGCCGTCTATGAACTAAATGGAAAGGAACTTTTAGGAGAAAG AATTACTGTAGAGAGGGCCCGGGGGACACCTAGGGGTAGTGACCAGTGGCGCTATGGTGACTCCCGTGGTGGTTATGGGGACTCGAGGCGATCTGC CCGAGACGATATGCGGCACGACAG AGATAGTGTGAACAGAAACACGAGGACTGCATCTAGCTACAAGCAATCATTGCCCAG ATATGGACCACCCACACGCACCGAGTACCGCCTCACCGTGGAGAATTTATCAAGCCGTGTCAGTTGGCAG GATTTGAAGGATTACATGAGACAAGCTGGAGAAGTGACATACGCTGATGCTCATAAACAACGTAGAAACGAGGG AGTTGTAGAATTCGCAACGTATTCCGACTTGAAAAACGCCATCGACAAATTGGATGATACAGAATTAAATGGCCGCAGAATTAGGCTCATTGAAGATAAGAGACGCGGCCGTCGTTCAAGATCATCTAGTTCACGATCACGCTCACGATCTCGTTCACGATCCCGTCGTCGATCGCGTTCGCGCTCAAG GAGTCGCCGCAGTTCTCGCAGTCACAGTCGCCGTAGCAGCCGTTCCAAATCTAGAGCACACTCGAAATCCAAATCCAAGTCTAAATCCAAATCTCCCGAGCGCAGTCGCTCACGCTCAAAGTCCAA GTCCAAGGCTGAGAGGTCAAAGTCCAGGTCGCAGTCCAAATCCAAAGCCAAGTCTCCCTCAAA GGATAGATCGAGCCGCGAGCGTTCCAGAGGCGACAGATCCAGATCTCGATCGGGAAGCAAACACAGCAAGAGCCGTAGCCGCTCTCGCTCGCCCATGAACGGTGATAAGTCACCGGAAAGCAAGAAAGCcgattaa
- the LOC126852364 gene encoding serine-arginine protein 55 isoform X8: MVGTRVYVGGLPYGTRERDLERFFRGYGRFRDVLIKNGYGFVEFDDYRDADDAVYELNGKELLGERVAVEIARGVSGRRGDRGYGRSRSWRDNRDDMRHDRYGPPTRTEYRLTVENLSSRVSWQDLKDYMRQAGEVTYADAHKQRRNEGVVEFATYSDLKNAIDKLDDTELNGRRIRLIEDKRRGRRSRSSSSRSRSRSRSRSRRRSRSRSRSRRSSRSHSRRSSRSKSRAHSKSKSKSKSKSPERSRSRSKSKSRDRSKSKSKSKSKSRSRSRSKAERSKSRSQSKSKAKSPSKDRSSRERSRGDRSRSRSGSKHSKSRSRSRSPMNGDKSPESKKAD, translated from the exons atGGTAGGGACAAGGGTCTATGTCGGTGGGCTTCCATACGGCACCAGGGAAAGAGACCTTGAGAGATTTTTCAGAGGCTACGGTCGATTCCGTGATGTTCTCATCAAGAATGGTTATGGCTTTGTT GAATTCGATGACTATAGAGATGCTGATGACGCCGTCTATGAACTAAATGGAAAGGAACTTTTAGGAGAAAG AGTGGCGGTGGAGATAGCACGGGGTGTTTCAGGGAGGCGAGGCGACCGTGGCTACGGACGCTCACGCTCCTGGAGAGACAA CCGAGACGATATGCGGCACGACAG ATATGGACCACCCACACGCACCGAGTACCGCCTCACCGTGGAGAATTTATCAAGCCGTGTCAGTTGGCAG GATTTGAAGGATTACATGAGACAAGCTGGAGAAGTGACATACGCTGATGCTCATAAACAACGTAGAAACGAGGG AGTTGTAGAATTCGCAACGTATTCCGACTTGAAAAACGCCATCGACAAATTGGATGATACAGAATTAAATGGCCGCAGAATTAGGCTCATTGAAGATAAGAGACGCGGCCGTCGTTCAAGATCATCTAGTTCACGATCACGCTCACGATCTCGTTCACGATCCCGTCGTCGATCGCGTTCGCGCTCAAG GAGTCGCCGCAGTTCTCGCAGTCACAGTCGCCGTAGCAGCCGTTCCAAATCTAGAGCACACTCGAAATCCAAATCCAAGTCTAAATCCAAATCTCCCGAGCGCAGTCGCTCACGCTCAAAGTCCAA ATCAAGAGACCGCTCAAAGTCGAAATCTAAGTCAAAGTCCAAATCCAGATCTCGTTCTAGGTCCAAGGCTGAGAGGTCAAAGTCCAGGTCGCAGTCCAAATCCAAAGCCAAGTCTCCCTCAAA GGATAGATCGAGCCGCGAGCGTTCCAGAGGCGACAGATCCAGATCTCGATCGGGAAGCAAACACAGCAAGAGCCGTAGCCGCTCTCGCTCGCCCATGAACGGTGATAAGTCACCGGAAAGCAAGAAAGCcgattaa
- the LOC126852364 gene encoding serine-arginine protein 55 isoform X5: MVGTRVYVGGLPYGTRERDLERFFRGYGRFRDVLIKNGYGFVEFDDYRDADDAVYELNGKELLGERITVERARGTPRGSDQWRYGDSRGGYGDSRRSARDDMRHDRDSVNRNTRTASSYKQSLPRYGPPTRTEYRLTVENLSSRVSWQDLKDYMRQAGEVTYADAHKQRRNEGVVEFATYSDLKNAIDKLDDTELNGRRIRLIEDKRRGRRSRSSSSRSRSRSRSRSRRRSRSRSRSRRSSRSHSRRSSRSKSRAHSKSKSKSKSKSPERSRSRSKSKSRSRSKAERSKSRSQSKSKAKSPSKDRSSRERSRGDRSRSRSGSKHSKSRSRSRSPMNGDKSPESKKAD, encoded by the exons atGGTAGGGACAAGGGTCTATGTCGGTGGGCTTCCATACGGCACCAGGGAAAGAGACCTTGAGAGATTTTTCAGAGGCTACGGTCGATTCCGTGATGTTCTCATCAAGAATGGTTATGGCTTTGTT GAATTCGATGACTATAGAGATGCTGATGACGCCGTCTATGAACTAAATGGAAAGGAACTTTTAGGAGAAAG AATTACTGTAGAGAGGGCCCGGGGGACACCTAGGGGTAGTGACCAGTGGCGCTATGGTGACTCCCGTGGTGGTTATGGGGACTCGAGGCGATCTGC CCGAGACGATATGCGGCACGACAG AGATAGTGTGAACAGAAACACGAGGACTGCATCTAGCTACAAGCAATCATTGCCCAG ATATGGACCACCCACACGCACCGAGTACCGCCTCACCGTGGAGAATTTATCAAGCCGTGTCAGTTGGCAG GATTTGAAGGATTACATGAGACAAGCTGGAGAAGTGACATACGCTGATGCTCATAAACAACGTAGAAACGAGGG AGTTGTAGAATTCGCAACGTATTCCGACTTGAAAAACGCCATCGACAAATTGGATGATACAGAATTAAATGGCCGCAGAATTAGGCTCATTGAAGATAAGAGACGCGGCCGTCGTTCAAGATCATCTAGTTCACGATCACGCTCACGATCTCGTTCACGATCCCGTCGTCGATCGCGTTCGCGCTCAAG GAGTCGCCGCAGTTCTCGCAGTCACAGTCGCCGTAGCAGCCGTTCCAAATCTAGAGCACACTCGAAATCCAAATCCAAGTCTAAATCCAAATCTCCCGAGCGCAGTCGCTCACGCTCAAAGTCCAA ATCTCGTTCTAGGTCCAAGGCTGAGAGGTCAAAGTCCAGGTCGCAGTCCAAATCCAAAGCCAAGTCTCCCTCAAA GGATAGATCGAGCCGCGAGCGTTCCAGAGGCGACAGATCCAGATCTCGATCGGGAAGCAAACACAGCAAGAGCCGTAGCCGCTCTCGCTCGCCCATGAACGGTGATAAGTCACCGGAAAGCAAGAAAGCcgattaa
- the LOC126852364 gene encoding serine-arginine protein 55 isoform X10, whose protein sequence is MVGTRVYVGGLPYGTRERDLERFFRGYGRFRDVLIKNGYGFVEFDDYRDADDAVYELNGKELLGERITVERARGTPRGSDQWRYGDSRGGYGDSRRSARDDMRHDRDSVNRNTRTASSYKQSLPRYGPPTRTEYRLTVENLSSRVSWQDLKDYMRQAGEVTYADAHKQRRNEGVVEFATYSDLKNAIDKLDDTELNGRRIRLIEDKRRGRRSRSSSSRSRSRSRSRSRRRSRSRSRSRRSSRSHSRRSSRSKSRAHSKSKSKSKSKSPERSRSRSKSKDRSSRERSRGDRSRSRSGSKHSKSRSRSRSPMNGDKSPESKKAD, encoded by the exons atGGTAGGGACAAGGGTCTATGTCGGTGGGCTTCCATACGGCACCAGGGAAAGAGACCTTGAGAGATTTTTCAGAGGCTACGGTCGATTCCGTGATGTTCTCATCAAGAATGGTTATGGCTTTGTT GAATTCGATGACTATAGAGATGCTGATGACGCCGTCTATGAACTAAATGGAAAGGAACTTTTAGGAGAAAG AATTACTGTAGAGAGGGCCCGGGGGACACCTAGGGGTAGTGACCAGTGGCGCTATGGTGACTCCCGTGGTGGTTATGGGGACTCGAGGCGATCTGC CCGAGACGATATGCGGCACGACAG AGATAGTGTGAACAGAAACACGAGGACTGCATCTAGCTACAAGCAATCATTGCCCAG ATATGGACCACCCACACGCACCGAGTACCGCCTCACCGTGGAGAATTTATCAAGCCGTGTCAGTTGGCAG GATTTGAAGGATTACATGAGACAAGCTGGAGAAGTGACATACGCTGATGCTCATAAACAACGTAGAAACGAGGG AGTTGTAGAATTCGCAACGTATTCCGACTTGAAAAACGCCATCGACAAATTGGATGATACAGAATTAAATGGCCGCAGAATTAGGCTCATTGAAGATAAGAGACGCGGCCGTCGTTCAAGATCATCTAGTTCACGATCACGCTCACGATCTCGTTCACGATCCCGTCGTCGATCGCGTTCGCGCTCAAG GAGTCGCCGCAGTTCTCGCAGTCACAGTCGCCGTAGCAGCCGTTCCAAATCTAGAGCACACTCGAAATCCAAATCCAAGTCTAAATCCAAATCTCCCGAGCGCAGTCGCTCACGCTCAAAGTCCAA GGATAGATCGAGCCGCGAGCGTTCCAGAGGCGACAGATCCAGATCTCGATCGGGAAGCAAACACAGCAAGAGCCGTAGCCGCTCTCGCTCGCCCATGAACGGTGATAAGTCACCGGAAAGCAAGAAAGCcgattaa
- the LOC126852364 gene encoding serine-arginine protein 55 isoform X9 translates to MVGTRVYVGGLPYGTRERDLERFFRGYGRFRDVLIKNGYGFVEFDDYRDADDAVYELNGKELLGERITVERARGTPRGSDQWRYGDSRGGYGDSRRSAYGPPTRTEYRLTVENLSSRVSWQDLKDYMRQAGEVTYADAHKQRRNEGVVEFATYSDLKNAIDKLDDTELNGRRIRLIEDKRRGRRSRSSSSRSRSRSRSRSRRRSRSRSRSRRSSRSHSRRSSRSKSRAHSKSKSKSKSKSPERSRSRSKSKSRDRSKSKSKSKSKSRSRSRSKAERSKSRSQSKSKAKSPSKDRSSRERSRGDRSRSRSGSKHSKSRSRSRSPMNGDKSPESKKAD, encoded by the exons atGGTAGGGACAAGGGTCTATGTCGGTGGGCTTCCATACGGCACCAGGGAAAGAGACCTTGAGAGATTTTTCAGAGGCTACGGTCGATTCCGTGATGTTCTCATCAAGAATGGTTATGGCTTTGTT GAATTCGATGACTATAGAGATGCTGATGACGCCGTCTATGAACTAAATGGAAAGGAACTTTTAGGAGAAAG AATTACTGTAGAGAGGGCCCGGGGGACACCTAGGGGTAGTGACCAGTGGCGCTATGGTGACTCCCGTGGTGGTTATGGGGACTCGAGGCGATCTGC ATATGGACCACCCACACGCACCGAGTACCGCCTCACCGTGGAGAATTTATCAAGCCGTGTCAGTTGGCAG GATTTGAAGGATTACATGAGACAAGCTGGAGAAGTGACATACGCTGATGCTCATAAACAACGTAGAAACGAGGG AGTTGTAGAATTCGCAACGTATTCCGACTTGAAAAACGCCATCGACAAATTGGATGATACAGAATTAAATGGCCGCAGAATTAGGCTCATTGAAGATAAGAGACGCGGCCGTCGTTCAAGATCATCTAGTTCACGATCACGCTCACGATCTCGTTCACGATCCCGTCGTCGATCGCGTTCGCGCTCAAG GAGTCGCCGCAGTTCTCGCAGTCACAGTCGCCGTAGCAGCCGTTCCAAATCTAGAGCACACTCGAAATCCAAATCCAAGTCTAAATCCAAATCTCCCGAGCGCAGTCGCTCACGCTCAAAGTCCAA ATCAAGAGACCGCTCAAAGTCGAAATCTAAGTCAAAGTCCAAATCCAGATCTCGTTCTAGGTCCAAGGCTGAGAGGTCAAAGTCCAGGTCGCAGTCCAAATCCAAAGCCAAGTCTCCCTCAAA GGATAGATCGAGCCGCGAGCGTTCCAGAGGCGACAGATCCAGATCTCGATCGGGAAGCAAACACAGCAAGAGCCGTAGCCGCTCTCGCTCGCCCATGAACGGTGATAAGTCACCGGAAAGCAAGAAAGCcgattaa